The nucleotide window AAATCCAGGCACAAGAGTGCAGGAAATGTTTAATTGGAGCCTGGCACCCTCTcccctggatttttttttccatagggCTGGGTGTCTGTCACACAATCTGTTCCttccacagagcaggaaaaccaTTTTTCCAATTAAACAAAGTCCCAGGAGTCCGGAGGAGTTGTGGAAGCAATGCCAGGTTGGATATTATTGCCACCCTGCCCTTTAGATGAGGAATGTTATCTCAGAGCCATTAATCAAGGTGAAAAGGAGTTGGGCAAGCTTCACACACTTCATCCAACTGGGCAAAAATTCCCTGGCTTCCTTAGTGAGGGATCAAAGAgctctcctgcccctctgcaggaAAAACTCCTGTGGAAAACTTCCAGGAGCAGTTGGCAAAGACCTTTTCTTTTTGGGTTCTGTACAAGGAAACGGAGTTTGTGAAGCTCCCGAGGTGTTAAATCATTTTCCTTCCACACCACAGGTGAAAAACGTGTGGAAAGCTCCCAGTTCTGCAATCCCAGAAGCTGGAAGTGTTAAAAAGGATTTCATTCCTGGGAAAGATGCAGTTCAGGAGGCTCTTCCAATCAGCAAATTTGAAGCCGAGTCCTGACTGTGCCtggctgcaccaggggctgtgTCCCTTCCCTCTGGAGCAGTCTGGGGGCTGACTGAGGGATTTCTGGGATCAATCCTAATGGAAACAGAGGCTCTTCATCCTGACCCTGTTCCCAtttgtggggaggaaaaagggatcTGGGACAGatccacagggcacagctggagcagctgctggcaccaggcactccctgcctgctctAAAACCCCAACGTCCCCACAGGCTGGAAGAGAAGGGGCAGAACCTTCTGCACTTGCTGCACACCACACAAGCAGGAGGGGAGCACGGGaggggcagagggctgggcaggtccctgctgggcagggcagaggtaCCTGTGATGATGTCCTCGATGGCGCCGTCCTTGCCCTCGTACACGTGCCGGTTGTCCTTGACCTGCCGGCGCCGCAGCTCCGCgatcagctcctgctgctgccgctTGCTCTTGTGGGATGGGGACTGGGACACGCACGGCCGGGGTCAGCACcgagctcctcctcctctcctggccTTCCTCAGCCTCACTctcccctgtgccccagccattcccacaGGAACTGCCCTTTCCGCCCCATTCCCAAGGCTGCCGacagcctcctcctcttcctccttctccttgtcCTCCTCCCACTTCTCCTCCTATactcttctcctccttctcctcctcctctttctcttcctgcttttcttttcctcctcctcctctcttttcctccttctcctttctccttctcctcctttcctgctcccgCTCCATGGAGAAGTCAGGGAAGGATAAAGTTTAGCTCGTTACAACTTTCCacctatttattttccttaattttgcTGAATTCCAAATCAGCAGAGCAGACATTGGAACTATTCCAGCCTATCCCAGTTCCCTCCATAAAAACTTCCAGACTCTTTGTAGGCAACTACAGTTCCTCACTGGGATCTGAGGTTTCTGAAAATCAGGAGCCCAATCCCACTGGaagctgtgtgtgtgccttACCTTTtggtcctgctgctccatcaACGCTTCTTGCTCCATGAGTTTTTCCATTAAGGcctgctcctgctttttcctcagctcgttttcttcctctgcttgctGTTTGTGAGAAAATCCATGGGTTAGAGATCCCAGGGGAGCCAGGGAGGAATGGGATCTGTGCCACCATGGGGTTTTctgagggagggggaggagaaggagaaagaagaaaaaaggatgaagaagaaggaaggagaaggtggaaaagaagaggagggggaggaaaagaaaaggaggataaagaggaggaggaggagaagtggGGAGAGAACaaaggatgaggaggaggaggagaaaaagaggaagaggaggatgaggaagacaaggaaggacaaggacaaggaagCTCTGGTTTACCTTGTAGGCCTTCACAAAGCGGACAAACACCGGGAAGAAGACCGAGGGAGGGGTTGTCTTGGGATTCTCCCCAAAATACTTCACAGCATCATCGAAGGCATCCTGCAACAGCCCAGCCTCAGTGCCCTGCACACCAGCCCAGAcaccctccccatccccagcatTCCATGGAAACACAGCCCACCCCTgggtgggagggagcacagaAGTACCTGGGCTATTTTGGCATCATCCTGGAGCTTCTTGAGCTTGCCCTCGTTGCTCTGGATGAAGTCCTTGAGCATGGTGTTGTGGTCGTGCATGGTGTACTCGCGCTTGGTCAGCTCCAGGCCCCGCTGCAGCTCCTTCACGTCCAGCAGGACGTTctccagggacactggggagcAGCACGGGCATGCTGAGCGTGCCAGCCGTGCCAGGAatgtcccagcagggcagggcagggcagaggaggggctgtacctgctgctgccttctccacGTAGTGCAGCTCGTTGTAGAACAGGGCCACGTGCTGGTACTTCTCCTTCACCACGTTGGAGATGTAGTGCAGCAGCGTCTGCTTCCGGTCCGTGGACTTggtctccaggagctgggagcagcaggaaggcaggtgtggggagcagagggactCACTGGGGTGCTCCAGCATGTTCCCCATGCTGGGAATCACCAGTGGAGTCCCCAGCAGCCACCTGGGTCACCAGGACCTCCTGAAGGGCCACAGGGTTGGGATAGAGaggctggaaaactgggaaaggaTCTGGGGGTGATGAACAGgagccaggggtgcccaggtgggcaggaggcCGGTGGTCCCTggtgtgacacagccccagggcagtgcctgtccctgtgctggcactgctggggcacctccagggctggggacagctctgggacaaGAGGgaccctgaggggctggagcggggccagggaagggaacggagctgggaaggggctggagaatccctgagggagctgggaaggggctggagaatccctgagggagctgggaaggggctggagaatccctgagggagctgggatgggctcagcctggagcaaaggaggatccccagggatcttttccctctctggaattccctgccaggagggcacagccagggggggtcgggctctgctccaggagcagggacaggagcagagggaacggcctcaggctggcccagggcacttcagcaggaattcccccatggaaagggggctcagggattggcaggggctgcccagggaggtttggagtgcccatccctgcagggatttcagggccctgtggatgtggcactggggacatggggcagtggtggcctgggcagtgctgggaatggttggactccatgatcttggaAGGTTTTTCCAGCCTCAAGAACTCCACAGCTCCGATTCCCAGCTGGTGcccacagcacatccctgcttttCTTACCAGGTCTAAACTCTGCAGCTTAAATCCATAGACAGCCCCTCGTTTGCTGCTGTTCATGTAATTCCCAAGAGCCAGGATGATCTGCCAGGatgaaacagagcagagcaggaattctTGGGACAAATTCCTGGAGGTTTAGACAGCCCtggaaggagagctgggacCAGACCTACCTCCAGGATTTTCTTAAGCTTCTGGGATGACTTTATGGAGACAGAGGCAGCGATTATGGCATGGAGTTGCTGCGGGGAAACACAGGGAGAGCTTTGGTTAATGCACATCCagccaggaggaaaatgaaCATCCAAACACTCACATCCTGGAAAAAACCTTCCTGGTTTTCATCCACACCATGGGACAGAGCACTGATgtccctctgccatggagccaggctgggagagctgggaatgttcccctggagaagggaaggctccaggcagagctcagagctcctggcagggcctgaaggggctccaggagagctggagagggactggggacaaggatggagggacaggagccagggaatggctcccagtgccagagggcagggatgggtgggagattgggaactgggaattcctggctgggctgggattgccagagcagctggggctgcccctggacccctggcagtgcccaaggccaggctggagcagcctgggacagtgggagtgtccctgccatggcaggggttggaatgagatattccttattttccttcctgccacaaCCCcatctgggattctgtgaataTTCCCCTGCCCTGACACCCCAGGATTCCAAACCCAGGATTTACTCCCCTCAGATGTAAATGAGGATTCACATTCCAGCCCCTACAGCTGTCCCAGGGATTCAGGCTGGATGGAACACAATTCCAAGGGCCCATGGACCAGCCCCAACTTTGCCCAGCAGTATTCCTttgaggctgctggggctccccagggaatgggcacattcccaaggctgccagagctccaggagtgttcGGATACcactcccagggatgcccagggtggggttttggggtgtctgagcagggccaggggcaggATCCATGATCCcatggtcccttccagctgtggccattccctgctccctctcacCGGGGTGAGCATCTGGATGCTCTCGGCGAAGTTGCCGATGAAGGCCATGATGGTCATCTTCTGCATCAGCCTCTCGATCTTGCTGAACTGCATCATGAACCTGTCCTCGTCCGACAGGTTCTCCAGGGGCTTCCTCTCCCTCTCGTAGAGCCTCAGCACCTTCACCTCGTTCTCCGTGGGCAGGAACCGCATCAGGCACTCCACGAAATCCACCGGCAGCGTCTTCAGGTCAAAGCTGTGGGGAAACCCCAGAAAGGGTGTggggacacagctcccagggaatggcCAGGCCATGGATgtccctctgccatggagccagcctggagagctgggaatgctcccctggagaagggaagctccagggagagctcagagcccctggcagggcctggaggggctccaggagagctggagagggactggggacaaggatggagggacaggagccagggaatggctcccagtgccagagggcagggatgggtgggagattgggaactgggaattcctggctgggctgggattgccagagcagctggggctgcccctggacccctggcagtgcccaaggccaggctggagcagcctgggacagtggaaggtggcTGCACTCACACGTGGATGGCTTTGCAGATCTCATCCGCCGTTTTCCCGGCTTTCCTCAGGGTGATGGCCAAGTTCTTGGCCCTGTTGGCATCCAGCAGCGTCACCTTGTTGGATCCTTTCTGAGGGATCTTCTGCTTGCTGGAGGTCAGATCCATGGCTGGGCCCTGGGCTTTCGTTTTGAATATCTCCTCAAATTCATCCACGTTTAGAtcctggaaaggaaaggatttatCCTACAAGGAAAACTAAAATCCTAATCCAGAACTGCAGGGAAAGCCTCTGGGTGGCTGAGACAGGGTCATGGAATcgtagaatggtttgggttggaatcttaaagctcatcccagttccaccccctgccatgagcagggacagcttccaccagcccaggttttTCcaaccctgtccaacctggctttggaaCCCGGAGAGTTCTGTCACAGGCTGAGGGATGGAAGGAACACAGTCCTGACCTGGGATGAGGAAATCTGGCCAGACCCCAGAAATCCAGCCccaaacagctctgcacaggtTCAGAAATTCAGGAAAACACTGGTGAGCACTGGAGCTTTATCCAGCCATGGCTTAAGCATCCTTGGGAGCACCCAGGACCTGGAATGAGCCCTGTCCCAAGGCCACTGCTGTGCCCTATCCCTGTGGAGAACTTCCCACTCcccacaactccctgacaggaggggacagccagctctgctcccagggaacagggacaggaagagAGCAAATGGaatcaggctgctccagcagagctttaGCTGGATTTTAGGAAATATTGGATATTGGCAAGCATGGTCAGGCTCcggaaggggctggagcccccaTTCCTGGGGGGATTGAAcccctgtggatgtggcacttggggacatggggcagtgcTGGACTGGGGGCTGGACTGGGCGGTCTGAGAGGCTTTTCCAGGCCAAACATTCCCTGTCTGGAATGCCCAGGGGGCACGGGgtggggggagcagggcaccTCGAGGATGCGCTCGTCGTCGATCTCGTTGAAGACGGTGCCGTTGATCTGGTTGGGCTTCAGGGCCACCCAGTTGAACACGGGCATGCGGAACTTGGTCTTGATGGGCTTCTTGATCttcacagctggggacagcacaggggcagctcctgaAAAACCGCCTGGGAacaccccagggcagctccccagctgggcccagcactggggcagagctgggcagagctcagagtCCCACTGGGAGCCTGCAGAGGAGTCACTGcctccagaggctgctggagaggggaaccccagccctcagcaggacagcaccagcccccagggctctgcaaaCCTCCCAAAGGGAAATCTGGGATTCCTGTAGCCCCACGAGCTGCCTGGATTGATCTGAACTCCCAGGCTCTGTCCAAATTCCATGGGAAAGGGGGAGGGTGGGTGAATTgggccctgtcctgctgctggcagagcccactCCGAGCTGAGTCACAAACAGGTGACAGGAAGGGAAAACAGCCTCGTGCCCAAGGCTTTGGgaaatgggatttggggaaaCTGCAGCGGGGCACCTTCTCAGCAGGTCTGAGTTTCAAGGCCACAGGGGAtgagctgcagcaaagctgggCTCAACAGGGATTTAAAACCAGGTTTTAATTCCTGCGCTGAGCAAATCCAGCGAATCCGAGTCATTTGGGAACTTTGGAGTAATTCAGGAATTTAAACAGAGGAGCTGTGAAAATGAAACCTGGAAATGAGGCCTGGTTGAGCAAGGGAACAAccctattcctattcctattcctattcctattcctattcctattcctattcctattcctattcctattcctattcctattccttcTTAGCAGGAAGCAGAAGGAACAGAGAAACAAGTGTTAGGAGAGGCCAGAGAAGCAGCATTTGTTatttcccagctccccagggcgttcctgccctgggaatgctccttcctgcagagcccctgcccCCAGAAAAGGCAATTCCAGTCCCActccctgggaattcccactGACAAATGGgatctgcagcccagcagcccccaggcacCTCCACATCCCGTGGGATCAGCCCTCCCCTCAGGGCTGGATTTTCCTACAGAATGCCCTGGGACCCTCTGAGCCAGGATGCTTTCTGTCTTCCAAGGAACCTTGAAAGGCTGGAATATTTAAGTAGATTTTTTGTCTCTAACAAAGCTCTTAATGAGAGTCTCTTGCTTTGGATTTCTGGGGACACCAGTGAGCTCTGAGACacctggcaggaggcagggacTGAAACACGGGTAAGGATGGGCAGCACATTGTTCTTCCTTCCAAAATATCCCCAAATTTTGccctttcttcccaaatttcACATCTTTTGCACTGATACTTCTTCTCAGAAAAAACCCATATTCTGTCAAAGTCAAAACCGACCCTGTCTATAAAACACGTTTGGTGTTTTGTTCCACTGGAGAGACTCCGACTCTTCCAGACCAAACCCAATCCACTGGGTTGATAAATCCCAGAATCTCCcactggtttgggctgggagggccaTTGAGGATGATCCAGTCcccccatcccaggctgctccaagctggacacttccagggctgcgtggagcagccacagcccctccGGGCAACCTCAGGGAGCCCGGaatgctccttccttccttccttttccttccaggagCTCCTCATCCCAACCCACTGAGGAACAATGGGGTTTGTTcagggccagcagccctgggggggCTTTACCTGCCAGGCCAGAGTTGAAGACCACGGTGGGCGAGGCTGTGCCGGGCAGGGGGGGAGccgagggcggcggcggcggcagcggagCCGCTGGAGCTGCATCGGGAGCCGggcctgggagaggaggagggggaggaggaggaggaggaggaggaggtggaggtggcacaggcactgccacGGGGCCGTTGGGCACTGCGGGATGGAAGGAAAATGGAGTTATTGTGGAGGGAAGGGGCACAAAGAAAGAGGCACAGCATCCCTGTGATGCCTCCTCCCCACCCAGGGGTTTTCCATCCTCAGCATCCCTGAGatgtcccctccccacccagggGTTTTCCATCCTCAGCATCCCCACAatgtcccctccccacccagggGTTTTCCATCCTTTATTCCCAGTGAGGGAGCAAAGGATGgaaaacccccttttttttttttttttttttttttttttattattttctaaaagcCAGGCCATGTCTTCCAGCCTAAAGGAACTGATCCCAAGGTTTGGGACAGCAAACCCTGAGCATCCACACAAGAGGAttttccagccccatccctcctgaGCCCCTGTTTAAAACAcaaccaggatttttttccccctgattttgggtctgctctgctgaggagtTGGAGTTCATATGGAaatcagctctgccagctcctacccctgtgccaggctccctgtgccaggtgaACCCTCCTGAAGCACAACCAGTGCCTGGTTCTTTCCCAGTTCCAAGGCCCAGCAATCCCAAGGCTTTTTCCCAGTAAGCCTCCCTCCAAGCCATTCCCTGAGCACCTGGAAGTGCCCTCAGGAAAGATGGGACCAATATTTCCAtccatggaaaagcagagggagggggcagccaggtgggggtcacgctctgctcccaggggcagcaggagagggagcagcctcaggctgggcacCAGGAGGAGTTTCCCCACGggaagggtggtcaggcactggaactgcCAGGGAGGTTTGGTGCCCTCAGCTGGGatctccctccttcctcacctGCCTCAGGTGAGCCTGGCAGGGCGGGCAGGGGCGGTGGAGGGGGGGGCAGTGGCACTgaggaggcagctccaggtgtgGCACaggtccctggcactgcctctgctcctgctggcaccaTCCCGGAGCCCAGGGCCACGGGAAGGATGGAGATGTCCCCATCCCCTTTCTTCTGGATCTTGATGGttccctgcttctccagctcGTGGATCTTCTTCTCCAGCGTGGACTGGCGTTGGATggcttcctccttctccttcaccaTCTTCCTCAGGGTGTGAACCTGGCTGTTGGCATCCTTGTAGATCTCCTGGAATaacacaggagcagggaatgtgcATTCAGAATCCCAAGGCAGGATCAGAACAGTCTGATCCAGAGAAGGGATTGCGCTGCacgtgcccagggcagccccccCAGAGAAATTCTGGGATTCTCCCACCCTTTGGGACCCCCACAGGTCCAAAACTCCCACCTGGAATGCACCAGAGCTGGGGAATGAGATGTGTCCACCTCACTCAGAGATTCCTGGCACATCCAGAGGGATTTGTGTCCATCCTTTGAGTGCACACACAAACAATTCCACCTGAAATCTGCCCGGGGTTCAATACTGGGAAGCCAAGAGAATTCCCCTGGCCCAGGTCCACCATCTCCACTCCTGCACCCTGAATCCACCCAGGGCCTCCCTGTCCCACTCACCCTGATCACGTCCAGTTCTTTGTTCCTTTGCATCAGTTGCTTTTCCAGTTCCACAATTTTGGCCATGGCTTCGTTCTCCGTATCCTGGAGTTTTTCAGATAACTACCcagcaaaagagaaatggaTTAAAGAACTGGAAAACTGGGGGCTTATCCATCAAAACGAGAGGTAAGAGGTATCCCTCTTGGATAAATGGATTAATTATTGATATTGCAGGAAACCCTGAAGCCTCTCCTTGGAAAGAGAACAGATTCCTGCCTGAGATGGGAGACGTCAAGTTggaaagggcttggagcactctgggatagtggaaggtgtcccagcccatggcaggggttgaaCTGGATGGGTTTTAATgccaaccccaaccattccctggctcctACAACACCTCAGAGTGCAAACACTGCACAGTGAGTTAAGAACATTATTTATTCCAAGGGATGGGAACACAGGGATgttgagagaaggaaaagccttttctcagttttaaagtgtggaaaatcctttttttttaaattattctccAAAAGCCAGGCCATGTCTTCCAGCCTAAAGGAACTGACCCCAAGGTTTGAGACAGCAAACCCTGAGCATCCACACAAGAGGAttttccagccccatccctcctgaGCCCCTGTTTAAAACACAACcaggatattttttccccctgattttgggcctgctctgctgaggagtTGGAGTTCATATGGAaatcagctctgccagctcctacccctgtgccaggctccctgtgccaggtgaACCCTCCTGAAGCACAACCAGTGCCTGGTTCTTTCCCAGTTCCGAGGCCCAGCAATCCCAAGGCTTTTTCCCAGTGGGAAACTGGGCCAGGCCAGTGCAGAAGTGTTGCCAGCTTTAAGATATCTTTATGTTAAAATGCTGTAAATCTGCAAATGCTCGGGCCACTCACGTGGGACAGGttttcttccagctcctccacccTCTCCAGGGCCGCGTTCTTGGTCTCGGCgtcctccagcagagcccccacGTCGAACACGTTGTCCAGGTAGGCCTGGATCTGCACCTGCAGCTTGTCACTCTCCGTGTGCTTCAGCTTCTGCAGGgcccagggcacacaggggacacaggggacaccgGTGACACcgggcactggcacagggctgggcgACAGTGGCAGCTCAGGGCACCCCCACCACCCAGGGAAACCCTCTGGAGCCCAAAGAGCCCCAGTTCAGCCAGGCAGGGTTTatcctctgtccctgcaggggacATTACAGCTTCCCTGCCTGTGGAATGGgagctttagggtcccttccagcccaaagcacTCCATGATTCCCTCTGTGTTTGCTGGGAAGGCTCTGCCTGGTCCCCATGGGCTCCCCAGAGGCATCCCCAGACCCCAGACACACCCACggccagggcagccctgtcCAGACACATCCCACAGAGCCCAAATCCCTCTCCTGGTGGACACTGAGCAGGGATCTGCAGGGACAGGTCCTTGCCatgccaacagcagcagggcttcCATGGCTGTGCTCCCAAGGACAAGGAAAAACGCtgcctggagaggctggggctgccccattccctggaagtgtccagggccaggctggagcagcctggacaGTGGAagggtccctgcccagggcaggaggggactGAGAAActctttaaggtccttttcaacccaaaccattctgggatccCATGGAGAACAGAGAAGGGGAAACAAAGAAGCagctgacagacagacagacagacagacagacagcagaggCTCATGG belongs to Serinus canaria isolate serCan28SL12 chromosome 7, serCan2020, whole genome shotgun sequence and includes:
- the FMNL2 gene encoding formin-like protein 2 isoform X2, with the protein product MGNAGSVDAQQTELRAHSVPLKLPMPEPGELEERFAVVLNAMNLPPDKARLLRQYDNEKKWELICDQERFQVKNPPHTYIQKLKGYLDPAVTRKKFRRRVQESTQVLRELEISLRTNHIGWVREFLNEENKGLDVLVEYLSFAQYAVTFDFESLESSVESSMDKSKPWSRSIEDLHRGSNLPSPVGSSVSRSGRHSTLRYSTLPSRRTLKNSRLVSKKDDVHVCIMCLRAIMNYQYGFNMVMSHPHAVNEIALSLNNKNPRTKALVLELLAAVCLVRGGHEIILAAFDNFKEVCGEKQRFEKLMEHFRNEDNNIDFMVACMQFINIVVHSVEDMNFRVHLQYEFTKLGLDEYLDKLKHTESDKLQVQIQAYLDNVFDVGALLEDAETKNAALERVEELEENLSHLSEKLQDTENEAMAKIVELEKQLMQRNKELDVIREIYKDANSQVHTLRKMVKEKEEAIQRQSTLEKKIHELEKQGTIKIQKKGDGDISILPVALGSGMVPAGAEAVPGTCATPGAASSVPLPPPPPPLPALPGSPEAVPNGPVAVPVPPPPPPPPPPPPPPPLPGPAPDAAPAAPLPPPPPSAPPLPGTASPTVVFNSGLAAVKIKKPIKTKFRMPVFNWVALKPNQINGTVFNEIDDERILEDLNVDEFEEIFKTKAQGPAMDLTSSKQKIPQKGSNKVTLLDANRAKNLAITLRKAGKTADEICKAIHVFDLKTLPVDFVECLMRFLPTENEVKVLRLYERERKPLENLSDEDRFMMQFSKIERLMQKMTIMAFIGNFAESIQMLTPQLHAIIAASVSIKSSQKLKKILEIILALGNYMNSSKRGAVYGFKLQSLDLLLETKSTDRKQTLLHYISNVVKEKYQHVALFYNELHYVEKAAAVSLENVLLDVKELQRGLELTKREYTMHDHNTMLKDFIQSNEGKLKKLQDDAKIAQDAFDDAVKYFGENPKTTPPSVFFPVFVRFVKAYKQAEEENELRKKQEQALMEKLMEQEALMEQQDQKSPSHKSKRQQQELIAELRRRQVKDNRHVYEGKDGAIEDIITDLRNQPYRRADALRRSVRRRFDEHGLRSNGAELAM
- the FMNL2 gene encoding formin-like protein 2 isoform X3, with amino-acid sequence MGNAGSVDAQQTELRAHSVPLKLPMPEPGELEERFAVVLNAMNLPPDKARLLRQYDNEKKWELICDQERFQVKNPPHTYIQKLKGYLDPAVTRKKFRRRVQESTQVLRELEISLRTNHIGWVREFLNEENKGLDVLVEYLSFAQYAVTFDFESLESSVESSMDKSKPWSRSIEDLHRGSNLPSPVGSSVSRSGRHSTLRYSTLPSRRTLKNSRLVSKKDDVHVCIMCLRAIMNYQYGFNMVMSHPHAVNEIALSLNNKNPRTKALVLELLAAVCLVRGGHEIILAAFDNFKEVCGEKQRFEKLMEHFRNEDNNIDFMVACMQFINIVVHSVEDMNFRVHLQYEFTKLGLDEYLDKLKHTESDKLQVQIQAYLDNVFDVGALLEDAETKNAALERVEELEENLSHLSEKLQDTENEAMAKIVELEKQLMQRNKELDVIREIYKDANSQVHTLRKMVKEKEEAIQRQSTLEKKIHELEKQGTIKIQKKGDGDISILPVALGSGMVPAGAEAVPGTCATPGAASSVPLPPPPPPLPALPGSPEAVPNGPVAVPVPPPPPPPPPPPPPPPLPGPAPDAAPAAPLPPPPPSAPPLPGTASPTVVFNSGLAAVKIKKPIKTKFRMPVFNWVALKPNQINGTVFNEIDDERILEDLNVDEFEEIFKTKAQGPAMDLTSSKQKIPQKGSNKVTLLDANRAKNLAITLRKAGKTADEICKAIHVFDLKTLPVDFVECLMRFLPTENEVKVLRLYERERKPLENLSDEDRFMMQFSKIERLMQKMTIMAFIGNFAESIQMLTPQLHAIIAASVSIKSSQKLKKILEIILALGNYMNSSKRGAVYGFKLQSLDLLLETKSTDRKQTLLHYISNVVKEKYQHVALFYNELHYVEKAAAVSLENVLLDVKELQRGLELTKREYTMHDHNTMLKDFIQSNEGKLKKLQDDAKIAQDAFDDAVKYFGENPKTTPPSVFFPVFVRFVKAYKQAEEENELRKKQEQALMEKLMEQEALMEQQDQKSPSHKSKRQQQELIAELRRRQVKDNRHVYEGKDGAIEDIITALKKNNITKFPNVHSRVRISSSTAVVEDSQS
- the FMNL2 gene encoding formin-like protein 2 isoform X1, translated to MGNAGSVDAQQTELRAHSVPLKLPMPEPGELEERFAVVLNAMNLPPDKARLLRQYDNEKKWELICDQERFQVKNPPHTYIQKLKGYLDPAVTRKKFRRRVQESTQVLRELEISLRTNHIGWVREFLNEENKGLDVLVEYLSFAQYAVTFDFESLESSVESSMDKSKPWSRSIEDLHRGSNLPSPVGSSVSRSGRHSTLRYSTLPSRRTLKNSRLVSKKDDVHVCIMCLRAIMNYQYGFNMVMSHPHAVNEIALSLNNKNPRTKALVLELLAAVCLVRGGHEIILAAFDNFKEVCGEKQRFEKLMEHFRNEDNNIDFMVACMQFINIVVHSVEDMNFRVHLQYEFTKLGLDEYLDKLKHTESDKLQVQIQAYLDNVFDVGALLEDAETKNAALERVEELEENLSHLSEKLQDTENEAMAKIVELEKQLMQRNKELDVIREIYKDANSQVHTLRKMVKEKEEAIQRQSTLEKKIHELEKQGTIKIQKKGDGDISILPVALGSGMVPAGAEAVPGTCATPGAASSVPLPPPPPPLPALPGSPEAVPNGPVAVPVPPPPPPPPPPPPPPPLPGPAPDAAPAAPLPPPPPSAPPLPGTASPTVVFNSGLAAVKIKKPIKTKFRMPVFNWVALKPNQINGTVFNEIDDERILEDLNVDEFEEIFKTKAQGPAMDLTSSKQKIPQKGSNKVTLLDANRAKNLAITLRKAGKTADEICKAIHVFDLKTLPVDFVECLMRFLPTENEVKVLRLYERERKPLENLSDEDRFMMQFSKIERLMQKMTIMAFIGNFAESIQMLTPQLHAIIAASVSIKSSQKLKKILEIILALGNYMNSSKRGAVYGFKLQSLDLLLETKSTDRKQTLLHYISNVVKEKYQHVALFYNELHYVEKAAAVSLENVLLDVKELQRGLELTKREYTMHDHNTMLKDFIQSNEGKLKKLQDDAKIAQDAFDDAVKYFGENPKTTPPSVFFPVFVRFVKAYKQAEEENELRKKQEQALMEKLMEQEALMEQQDQKSPSHKSKRQQQELIAELRRRQVKDNRHVYEGKDGAIEDIITALKKNNITKFPNVHSRVRISSSTAVVEDSQSWQASLFTWLPPLSLCQAAGGRCG